A window of the Myxocyprinus asiaticus isolate MX2 ecotype Aquarium Trade chromosome 11, UBuf_Myxa_2, whole genome shotgun sequence genome harbors these coding sequences:
- the LOC127448422 gene encoding beta-1,3-galactosyltransferase 1, which translates to MPSKVSCLYVLTVVCWASALWYLSISRSTSSYIGQLSAPAHKTVKVLKSINATFSNIRTRPLNPHAFDFIINEPKKCETNVPFLVILITTTHKEFDARQAIRETWGDESTFSDLRIITLFLLGRSTDRVLNQMVEQESEIFHDIVVEDFIDSYHNLTLKTLMGMRWVATFCNQAKYVMKTDSDIFVNMDNLVYKLLKPPTKPRRRYFTGYVINGGPIRDMRSKWYMPRDLYPESKYPPFCSGTGYVFSADVAELIYKTSLHTRLLHLEDVYVGVCLRKLGIHPYQNSGFNHWKMAYSLCRYRRVITVHQISPEEMHRIWNDMTSKKHLKC; encoded by the coding sequence ATGCCTTCAAAAGTGTCGTGCCTCTACGTGTTGACAGTTGTTTGCTGGGCGAGTGCTCTGTGGTACCTCAGCATATCCCGTTCCACATCATCCTACATCGGCCAGCTGTCCGCGCCGGCGCATAAAACGGTGAAAGTGCTCAAGAGCATCAACGCGACATTCAGCAACATCAGGACTCGTCCGTTAAACCCCCATGCCTTTGATTTCATCATTAACGAGCCTAAAAAGTGTGAAACCAATGTGCCCTTCCTCGTTATCCTCATAACAACGACGCACAAGGAGTTTGACGCTCGCCAGGCCATTCGGGAGACGTGGGGTGACGAGAGCACATTCAGCGACCTTCGCATCATCACGCTGTTCCTTCTCGGACGCAGTACGGATAGAGTTCTCAACCAGATGGTGGAGCAAGAGAGCGAGATCTTTCATGACATCGTAGTTGAGGATTTTATCGACTCGTACCACAATTTGACGCTCAAAACATTGATGGGAATGCGTTGGGTGGCGACCTTCTGCAACCAGGCCAAGTATGTGATGAAGACGGACAGCGATATCTTCGTCAACATGGATAACTTGGTGTATAAACTCTTGAAGCCGCCTACCAAACCCAGACGGAGGTACTTCACGGGTTACGTCATCAATGGCGGACCCATACGGGACATGCGTAGTAAATGGTACATGCCTCGAGACCTTTATCCAGAGAGCAAATACCCACCGTTCTGCTCGGGCACGGGATACGTGTTCTCCGCAGATGTGGCAGAGTTGATCTACAAGACTTCTTTGCACACTAGACTCTTGCATCTCGAGGATGTTTATGTCGGGGTGTGTCTGAGGAAGTTGGGTATTCACCCGTACCAGAACAGTGGCTTCAATCACTGGAAAATGGCTTACAGTCTCTGCAGATACCGCAGGGTCATAACCGTCCACCAGATCTCGCCCGAGGAGATGCACCGGATCTGGAACGACATGACCAGCAAGAAGCATCTAAAGTGTTAG